ATTTAAGCTCGGCTGCACCTCACAATTCATCTCAAACGACAAATTTCGTATCACTTTTGGATTTTCCACCACATTCTTATCTACTTGGTCCTTTTTGTGTAACTCAGAAGAAACCCTAGAAGGCTTAAAGAACTGACTGATTGGTGTTCCCAAGTATGATATAGAATCTAAACCAATCTTTTTGTTAAGAAATTCATCCAAAGTATTCAACTGTATTCCTTTCAAGACACCTCTGTTTGGAAGATCCTCTATCATTTCTAGACTATCATCTAAGTTTGGTGAGCCCTCAGTTCGAAATCCTAGTTTATTAACCGCATAAGTGAACCTACGGATGTCATCTGGAGAACTTAAATGGAACGAGATGTCAGATGATGAGCGAAAATTTTCTCGTCTcatattgatatcacaattttccTTATCCCGAGAACTTTTTTTGGCAACATATGGTTTATCATTCCACACCGGTTGCTTTTTAGGTGGTACCTTAGAAGATGCAGTAGATAGTTTCTGAGACGTTTTGTTTACTTTCTTCCTCAATAGTGGTGATGTTTTTTTCACCAAGGTAGTAGACAACTTTTTCTTGGATTTctataaatataaatttcaagAGAAAATTTCAAAGAGATGAAAAATAACTTTTACCTTAGGTAGAATAGATTTGAAAGTTATAGGTACATTCCACATTTGCTTCATACATGTCACCTTAAGATTGTGTCTTTCGCAATATTCAGTATTGGGATACCAATACATCTCAAGCAATTTGGTATCATTTGTGTCTATTCTTAGTTCGCACCAACTTTGACTAAACTCAAGTTCTTCTGGACCATCAAAGCTTGCATTTACCTATAAAAATCATTTGATAGAAGAtagaaatgtgaaatttttttatgtactAACAAATACAGGAACAGGTTTCTTATTTGTCACATAAAGTTTTATTTCATGCAGGGAATTGACTGCAACATCTTGAAACGCCAATTTTGGTATTTGAGTAAATGGGGCTAATGTTAAAGTGGGAATATCATCTTCCTGGGGGTTTGCAGCTTTTGAAGGCTTATGTTTGGATTGTGCAGGAGAtaccttgaaaataaaaaatacttgGAATTTTACAGTTCTCAGAGTCAAATAATATTATACATTATATACATTGACGAAATATTTCCCACTTACTTGAAAATACATCTTTCTGAATGTTCACTTATTTTATATTAATATTCACAAATTTATACTTCTCAACAAACTGATGTCATGTCATCttatcatgaattttttgccataatttttttctcctgagGTTTTCAGTTTTCAACGGCTAACGGCTACAATTCAAATTGTAAATTGTGTCAACTTCAAATTAAAATTAccgttttatttttttctatgacCAGTGAagaaattttcttcttgatTCAATTTAATGTCTAtagctaacctaacctaactctataatctttgtcttTGCTTTGGTATTTTTCGTTTATTCCAACAATAGTCGACTTGATgacgaatattttatttcttgcgTTAGGTCATTAGCTTAGACAAACTAGTCATTAGGCAAAATATGTATCAAATGGATACACCAGAGGCTTTACAAAATAAACTATACTTTCTACTGGAACAATTACAAAATATGGCAAGTGACTTGCCTCCGTAAGTTGAATCGAATATTTTGTTAGTAATGCTGTTAGTTTTCTCTTTTTTTAGAAAATACCAAATGAGGTTACCAATTGAGCTATTATCTAGCCTTGCAAACTGTCTTCTTAATGATACTATATTTGAAATTGTAAAGGGCCTTttggaaattcaacatgttacTGAACAACATCTATATCAACAAAGGCTGCAATtcataaacaataaaaaaagtAGGTTTACAACTATCTATACATATCTATACATATATCTATACATCTATCTATACATCTATAACCGAAATTGATTCCTTGCTTATCTATAACCATTTAtgcacagaaaaaatattgattgtTAACTTTTCTAGTTGAGGAAGAGGAGAAATTGAAGGGATTAAATCCAGAGCAGAAGGTGGAAGAATtgagaaaaatcatgaaaaaacataaagaagaattgaaaatttttgacatgAATTTGGTTCTACAACTTGATGAAAAGGTATAAAAGTATATATTACTTCTACAGTTTCTtaatgtaaaaatatttatcAGGTGAAAGATCAACAACAACTTCTCGAACAAGCAGGGGTTCCAGGATTTTATGTTACAGCAAACCCTGTAGAACTGAAGGTACAAATGTTTCTCTTAGATTTCATGCTTCGTTTAAGTAGAATGAGTATTCCAATTTGATACAGAAATTATTCCTTTATTGAAAATTACCTCTTTCCAAGGGCTTATACAATATAGTGAATAAAAGGCAAGTATTCATACGTTTTATCAAGTTTAAGAGATTAAAACCCGATTGCACCGACTTATTCAAGACAAGATTAATGTTAATTCagtgattgctatggtaactgaaatcagagaaataatcgAGTATTATTGTTAAGGTTGCCTTAAATGAGTCGGTACACATGGCCGTTAAAgaaatttgttgaattttaCAATGTACTATTCTCTTATGAAACGAAAAATACAGATCTATTTTTATTGTGACTGAAAAACATTTCTAAACTCCAACTTAGATCATTTGATTTTGTTGAGGTTATAATTATGTTGTAGAAAGTATTACTTGTGTACATAGAATATATTATTAAAGAATTCATTTAAGTAAATGAAATTTTAATGTAGTTAAAAACTtaaaacataaatacatggaatgaaCATTGAcatgctatgaatgtatttgttgtggtacaaacattcgatgcttctctgtctacgACACTAATAATTTGTTTGTAAACAATGAAATTATTGTCGGGGATTATTCCTCAAATGACACTTCCAGACTGGTTTAAGAGCTGGAGGCAATTCGTTCCTCGTTTCAAGACCACCCGGAAATAATCAGTGAGGCTGATCGAGTCTCTCAAAATTCTGCTCAAACTCAGCAATCTTCTCAAACAATCCAACAATCACAGAGTACTATGAACCCACAAATTCTCCAAAATCTATGCGGAATAAACCCAAAAATTCCAAGATCCCTCTTGAATATGCCCACACAGATTCCGTTCATTGTAATAATTGAATCTCAATCATCTGATAATATAGGAAATATCCGTCCTATGAATTTGGCAAAAAATTAGCATCCATGAACATAAAAGGCATTAAAGATATAGCTAAAAAGGGAAAAAGAAGGATAGCAATTATTTTTGACTTTCCGGATAggggaataattttttgaaaataaccCTTTCTCAGATCATCCAGATATTGACGTTTTCATCCCTTCAAGAATGTTAACAAGCAGAGGAGTCATTAGAAATGTAGGATCGGATATTATTAGTtccagaattgaaattttcgatgctCAACCCCTCAATAAACGCTTCTAGTCGAATTTGGGGTAGTttcgatcaaagattatagaataaGAATATTGCTGTAAGTTGAAATGTCTGCTAAGTTTTATCGTTCTGACTAAtgatttattataattttcttAGTTCGGTCAATTCAGTGAAGATATGATTCCTGGGTTTCAATATGAGAAAAATCAATAAAGGACAATCAAAGTTTGGGATATTGTTGGTCAACCTCGATTCAGATCAATGTGggaagataataataatatttattcatgcTACTACATTCTAAAAATGTTTGCATACGTCAACGACggggaaaaaaaatttaaacattcatgaaatatcaacaaaatCATCACAGAAAAATTTATGTGATCCCAACACtacacagaaaaaatattattattttcgagtttcttaggaatgtaaatcggaagtatatGACTTCTAAACAATTTTTTACCACGATTCTTactaaaatactgacaaaaagacTGAAATTTTTctacgaaaatgacatttaaatttaggttataataatgtaaacaaaaacacgctagagagagaaaggttgctctacatcttccctctcagtcggacacacttttcgtcgaattttgctacctacgaAGCCATTCCAGTTCTCATAGAGTTCAATCATAGTCTACTAAAGTTACTTCTACGAACTAGTAGGCTGATTAGAGAGGAGACTTGTataagctgtattcgggttcggcttttggacggtccgaggatggttctagaactgcgcagaggatttaatactagggcgcaagagttttgcgcagtcctagaacaattctcggactgtcagaaagccgaacccgaatacgactGTAATCTTTGATGacattgaactttctttagttcaatcaaagagtaaccaacttggttactctttggttcaATGTtgtactctgtaatctgtgatgtTGTAATCTTtgtccattgaactaaagaaagtttaaTTCAATGTCTTTGCCATAGATCAGAGATTAAGACGCttatggccgtttgcaccgtttgtctaaacaacgattatattcttaaacaacgtttaattccttaaccgggttgcaccgttactaaacgttgattataaggcctttaaacgttgtttaagctaaacgcagaaatttgctcgattaaagctcgattaaaacgttgattgaagtaatacttcaaattcgattgacaactgtgttttctatttgtgttgatataaaattcaaattaataatggatgatttggaagatgagatattactttATGATGATTTTGATGCACTTAGCAATATCGAATTTGGATTTCCTAGATGTTTtccccgtagaagaaattatttcgaaagaatggacctcacttttttcagaagatttcgtttaacgaaagaaaccgtgttattttttttgccatataatatatggagaatgatttggaatttcccagatgttttccctgtagaagaaattctttcgaaagaatggacctcactttttttcagaagatttcgtttaacgaaagaaaccgtgttatttttttgccatatatggagaatgatttggaattcaataattagttatattataaaaatatagatatttcaggaataatagtgttgagccaataaatcaattgctagCTACATTGAGGTTTCATGCTAGTGCTGGTTAGTTGGCTTCTGTtgatttcataaatgtagatgtatcgaaaggatcaagaattattcccgcagtttcattagcaattggtaaattatattccgaattcctTAAAATGGCCAAAGATGAGGATATAGTGCAATTCAACACCGAATCTCCAAAAAAtaatgttcaaatttcccaccttgacaacagaagtttagtcagaaaaccttgacttctttttctttttaatttatcttctatgatgtgcttggctgaaattttgaattttttatgctgtgagtggtgttgccaaatCTATCCATGATTAAATTaaacgattatgattccacggtgcaaaccgtcaaatgctaagcaacgtttaaatattaaacatcgataagtttaaccatggttaccagcgaaacggtgcaaacgggcattaatcgccaaaatatatCTCTgccacaaagattatagagttctctataatctttgctctgcCATAGATATATCTCGTTATCTACCATAGACaaacttttttaaatgtttttgtTTTAAATAAAGAAAAGAGAAGATGATAAACAGAACCTCTGATGTTAAAggaagtttttcaaaatatctagcATGACGCTTAACAGATTAAACTTATTATGGATAATGAATTTATTGTAAGTGTAAAAATCTTTTTCATCCGAAATATttaatttgtttcaaaattttagcTTATTTGTAAACTCACAAGCAGATGAAAATTGTGATCATCAGCTAAACGCTTTCGCTACTGCATCTTCTAATTTCACTGCCTGTGCTATTGCAAATTCGAAGCCAATAACTTTATGTGAAGATTGTGTTGAAACTTATATTCAAGTTGTAGAAAGCTATCAAAATATGAGTCTGGTGAGACCTTAtccctttttttttgttgtgaaaatTATTCTGATGATTTTATATTGTAGAGTTATGGGGGAAAAAAGTGCATTGATAATTATGTTGATTTGGATAGACTTCAAATTGTGAGAACAATTTATGAAAATTGTTTCGATTTATGGAATAGAGCAAAGTGTAATGGTATTTATTTTTAATCAATCAGTGGTCTTCAGGATTCTCTTAAGTTTGTTGTAGATTGCTTTAAATTTGAGAACTCAAATCTTACACCCAAAATATCTAACAAAACTCTTCAGTTTGATCAGTATTATGTTGATCTTGTGAAATGTATCAATGGAACACAAACAAATAGTTCAAAAGAAATATGTCAGAAATGTCTGCAGAATTACATGTATTTGAATAGTTTTTATGTTAGTATAAGcaatgaaaatgataaaattgGAGTTTGTATGGATATAGTAGATATAGTAAGTATCAATTCAAACCTATGCTTATGTATAAGAAAGCTGAAgaatatattaaaaaatattaCAGATGAATACTACCCGCAGATATTGGAGTACTAAATGCTGCAAATATAGGAGGCATGAAGAATATGTTTTTATTGGGAGTGCTGTTGGAATATTAACCTTAACAGGTGTTTTTTATCTTATGACCCTCTATCTTGGGGAAAAAGAAAAACCACTCATATTACAACGTGAGTTTACAGTGAAGAAAATCACAGTCTCTTTTCATCTTTATTTTTTTAGAAAATCGTTTAGCTGAGTCTTTGAATCATTTGAATAGGGACAGTGATGATATTTCTGATGAAGAAGAATGAATGATGCTGTTTCTGATATTGAAATTATAGTGAGTCATTTTtattctatattttataatgttgaacattcaaatttgaataaataattattttgcAAGCTTcttgttgaaattattttttctgatttagtAAGTAGATTACAATAGCATTGAAGTTAATCCTTTTTGTTTGAATCATGCTGAATGAATTATTCTAGTTCAGCTTATAAAGTTTTGTTCTAGTTGACTTTTTTAGATTGTTTTAATTAGCTTCTTATAATTATTTTCTTGCTATATGATGAACTGTTATATCTTAACATCTATGTAACTTTAATTGGTTACTTCAAAACAATTAACGTTGCCTAGTTTTCTTTGGATTCGTCTTCTTGGGACTAAAACTTCGTTGCTTGGCAGAAGTATCTCTCATGGGACTACCTCGATCTATTCC
The nucleotide sequence above comes from Coccinella septempunctata chromosome 4, icCocSept1.1, whole genome shotgun sequence. Encoded proteins:
- the LOC123312383 gene encoding gonadal protein gdl; the protein is MYQMDTPEALQNKLYFLLEQLQNMASDLPPKYQMRLPIELLSSLANCLLNDTIFEIVKGLLEIQHVTEQHLYQQRLQFINNKKIEEEEKLKGLNPEQKVEELRKIMKKHKEELKIFDMNLVLQLDEKVKDQQQLLEQAGVPGFYVTANPVELKVQMFLLDFMLRLSRMSIPI
- the LOC123312189 gene encoding osteopetrosis-associated transmembrane protein 1: MTLNRLNLLWIMNLFLFVNSQADENCDHQLNAFATASSNFTACAIANSKPITLCEDCVETYIQVVESYQNMSLSYGGKKCIDNYVDLDRLQIVRTIYENCFDLWNRAKCNDCFKFENSNLTPKISNKTLQFDQYYVDLVKCINGTQTNSSKEICQKCLQNYMYLNSFYVSISNENDKIGVCMDIVDIMNTTRRYWSTKCCKYRRHEEYVFIGSAVGILTLTGVFYLMTLYLGEKEKPLILQQNRLAESLNHLNRDSDDISDEEE